In the genome of Kitasatospora cathayae, one region contains:
- a CDS encoding PP2C family protein-serine/threonine phosphatase, which produces MAPRSVQWPPYVRVAPWLLIVGGLVWNSLDPADYWGDPLLAAAAVLSGALLTLRDTVAVGVANVTGILVLSLRDGSFGTQDGYLELVNTAFTALLGVGVNRVVARHGRRLARVRSVAEAAQRAVLPEPPGRVAGLEVAACYRAAQDEALIGGDAYALQATPYGVRVLIADVRGKGLHAVGAVSVLLGAFREDAHREPDLAALADALERTLARESAALGEELRVEGFVTALLVEFPPGEAVARTLDCGHPGPYLLGDGEPGVSRWDAADPGLPLGMGALGVARPPVETRPFPTGCTLLLVTDGVTEARDAAGEFYDPVRGLAPLGPFAGAREAVDALVADVARWTGGPRDDDMAVLAVTRRGIGDGPGAWPG; this is translated from the coding sequence ATGGCCCCGAGGTCCGTGCAGTGGCCGCCGTACGTGCGGGTCGCGCCGTGGTTGCTGATCGTCGGCGGGCTGGTGTGGAACTCGCTGGATCCGGCCGATTACTGGGGCGATCCGTTGCTGGCGGCCGCCGCCGTACTGTCCGGGGCGCTGCTGACGCTGCGCGACACCGTTGCCGTCGGGGTGGCGAACGTGACCGGGATCCTGGTGCTCTCCCTGCGGGACGGGTCGTTCGGGACCCAGGACGGCTACCTGGAGCTGGTGAACACCGCCTTCACCGCCCTGCTCGGGGTCGGGGTGAACCGGGTGGTGGCCCGGCACGGGCGCAGGCTGGCGCGGGTGCGGTCGGTGGCGGAGGCGGCGCAGCGGGCGGTGTTGCCGGAGCCGCCGGGGCGGGTGGCGGGGCTGGAGGTCGCGGCCTGCTACCGGGCGGCCCAGGACGAGGCGCTGATCGGCGGGGACGCGTACGCGCTGCAGGCCACTCCGTACGGTGTGCGGGTGCTGATCGCGGACGTGCGGGGCAAGGGGCTGCACGCGGTGGGGGCGGTGTCGGTGCTGCTCGGGGCGTTCCGGGAGGACGCGCACCGGGAGCCGGACCTCGCCGCGCTCGCGGACGCGTTGGAGCGCACGCTGGCCCGGGAGAGCGCCGCGCTGGGGGAGGAGCTGCGGGTGGAGGGGTTCGTCACCGCGCTGCTGGTGGAGTTCCCGCCGGGGGAGGCCGTCGCGCGCACCCTGGACTGCGGTCACCCCGGGCCGTACCTGCTGGGCGACGGCGAACCGGGGGTGAGCCGGTGGGACGCGGCCGATCCGGGGCTGCCGCTCGGGATGGGCGCGCTGGGGGTGGCGCGCCCGCCGGTGGAGACCAGGCCCTTCCCGACGGGGTGCACGCTGCTGCTGGTGACGGACGGCGTGACCGAGGCGCGGGACGCGGCTGGGGAGTTCTACGACCCGGTGCGCGGGCTGGCCCCGCTCGGGCCCTTCGCCGGGGCGCGGGAGGCGGTGGACGCGCTGGTGGCGGATGTGGCCCGGTGGACGGGCGGGCCGCGCGACGACGACATGGCGGTGCTCGCGGTGACCCGGCGCGGGATCGGCGACGGGCCGGGAGCATGGCCGGGGTAG